The Pyxidicoccus sp. MSG2 DNA segment ACTTCTACCGGCTTCTCAAGACACACGGGCTGCTCCCCGGACGCGGCAGGGGCTGAGCCAAGGGGCTTCGGGAAATCAAACATTCTCGCGCTGGTGGGTGCTCACTGGAACCTCGCGACGTGAGCGACGATCAGCGCAGGGCGCCGCTGGAGTGTGTCGACGCGCGGCTGGACGCCGACATGAGCGAAGTGCTCGCCGCAGCTCAGTCATTCTCAAGGCGTCTCAGGAAATCCTGGGGCGGCGGAATGCAACCTGGACGCACCATCTCCAAACTTGACAACGACTGGACTGGCCATTCAATCCAGGAGCCCCTACCCAGAGTCTTTCCCCCTGGAGCTCTCCAGTATGCGTTCCCGACGCCATCTTTTCACGACTGGGCTACTCGCCATCTGCACCTTCCTCACCGTCAACTGTCGTCCTGAGGATGACCTGCCGACCTCCACCTCACTGAAAAGCGTGAGTGCGTCGGTGACAGAAGCGCCCCCCGAGATTCTGCCTTCTGAATTCATACAAGACATCACCGGCGCACTATCCGAAGGCGAATCCGTCCCCGCGAATCATCCCGAATACCTGTCATCAACGCTCAATCCGGACATCCTGATAACGACAGAATCCGACATCTGGGTGACCTTCGTGTCGGAGACAGCCACGTTCCTCAATAGCTTCGGATATTTCACATACACCGAAGGGACCCCTCCGACCAGCGCAGCCACCGTGGAGAAAATCCTCGTCTTCGAGAACAGCTCAGCCTGGGGTTCAGGCGGGCCCCTGCGACAAGGCGACCGGATGCTTCTGGGTCGATTTCCAGCGGGAACCCGGATTGGCTTCTTCCTCGTGTCCAACGGTTGGGACTGGGGCACGGTCGACTTCAGTCGCCTCACCTACTACTCCATCGATGCATTCAATCCCGAGTCGCTCGCAGAACAGCGCCGCCATGTCGTTTCACTCTATCATCCAGGCACACACCGTCGGGTTCTTGCCTTCGAGGACTTCGACCGTTCACATGAGCAGAACATACATAATTTCTCCGACCTCATTGTTTCCGTGAGTAGCAATCCAGCAACAGGGATTGAACCTTCGGGGCCCAGCATTCCTGAGGGGCCGTGCCCTGGCGCCCCCCCAGCAGCGCTACAGTCGTGCCGCCAACTTCACCAGTTCTGTCCTGAACTACCCAGTGGCACCTATGAACTGAATCCCTGTGGGTCCGAAGCCAAGACGCACTACTGCGATATGACAAGCTCAGGAGGGGGCTGGACCGTGGCGGGCTGGCAGACAGCGTCAGCCAAGACCAGCCTGGGCGTTTCCGACCGGGGCACCCCAGGCAGCAGTGACTGGTCCAGGAACCTCTCCTGCGTGCAATTCAGTGAAGTGCAAGTCTTCAACCGCACTTATAATGAGGCGTTCACCCAGTCGTACTCAGCATCCACCTGGAACTACACCGCCACGAACATGGCTTTTGGCTCACCTGGCACCGCCTTCAAGCAGGGTGTCTATGGTCCAACCAGTTCGAGAATCATGATGGGATGCATAAACTACAGTTACAACGGAGGCGTCGTTCCAGAGGCAGCCTGTGACAGCGACTGGCAATCCGGCGCTCGTGGCCACCTTGCAGATTACGCAGGCGAATACTGCTCTGGAGGGCGACTGGACTTCACCTGGGCTTGGAGCAACGGCACTACCTGTCGGTATCGAGGCCAACCCTATATTTGGGGCTTCGCCATCCGGTGAACTTCACTGCGAGGAGGGGCGGCATGTCGCTCCTCCTCCGACGAATCTTCTCAACGCATGAGATGGGGGCCCTGTTGAGGGGGAGGAAGGGTGCAGAGGGGCCGAGGAGTGCCGCTGACGGGGCCGCCCGAGCGATGCTCCCGACCGGTGGACAGCCCAGGTGAGCCAGATCCAGGCGCTGGCGTCGCTCCCCTGCTCCCTCGCCGTAACCTGCTCGACGTTCTAGGATGCGCGCGACATGTGGCTCGCCGTGACACTGCTGGTGGTGCTGGGACAGGCCGCGCCAGCCAATCCCTATATGGAGCAGGCACGGGCGCGGTACGAGGCGCTTCACTTCAGCGAAGCGGTGGAACTGCTCGAGCTTG contains these protein-coding regions:
- a CDS encoding fibrinogen-like YCDxxxxGGGW domain-containing protein: MRSRRHLFTTGLLAICTFLTVNCRPEDDLPTSTSLKSVSASVTEAPPEILPSEFIQDITGALSEGESVPANHPEYLSSTLNPDILITTESDIWVTFVSETATFLNSFGYFTYTEGTPPTSAATVEKILVFENSSAWGSGGPLRQGDRMLLGRFPAGTRIGFFLVSNGWDWGTVDFSRLTYYSIDAFNPESLAEQRRHVVSLYHPGTHRRVLAFEDFDRSHEQNIHNFSDLIVSVSSNPATGIEPSGPSIPEGPCPGAPPAALQSCRQLHQFCPELPSGTYELNPCGSEAKTHYCDMTSSGGGWTVAGWQTASAKTSLGVSDRGTPGSSDWSRNLSCVQFSEVQVFNRTYNEAFTQSYSASTWNYTATNMAFGSPGTAFKQGVYGPTSSRIMMGCINYSYNGGVVPEAACDSDWQSGARGHLADYAGEYCSGGRLDFTWAWSNGTTCRYRGQPYIWGFAIR